Proteins co-encoded in one Bacillus infantis NRRL B-14911 genomic window:
- a CDS encoding Hsp20/alpha crystallin family protein: MDLEKMKQWMELAQKVQGGDFWNQVFEQGPGGQFGESAAFNSFAGEPGEAGYRKSAEFPLVDIYETETQIILLAGLPGIQREDVQLFLQGDRLIIRGTIYVPYSGIKNIQKERFHGNFERAVKLPAIPNDNKLSAKFINGLLEISYGKISQPEEQIPIE, from the coding sequence ATGGACCTCGAAAAAATGAAGCAATGGATGGAGCTTGCCCAGAAGGTGCAGGGCGGGGATTTTTGGAACCAGGTATTTGAACAGGGGCCAGGAGGCCAATTCGGGGAATCTGCGGCTTTCAACAGCTTTGCCGGCGAGCCGGGGGAAGCCGGCTACCGGAAGTCAGCCGAATTTCCGCTAGTGGATATATACGAAACAGAAACACAAATCATCCTGCTGGCAGGTCTGCCAGGCATCCAAAGGGAGGATGTCCAGCTGTTCCTCCAGGGTGACAGGCTGATCATCAGGGGAACTATTTACGTACCATACAGCGGTATAAAGAATATTCAAAAAGAAAGATTCCATGGGAATTTTGAAAGAGCTGTAAAACTTCCTGCCATTCCCAATGATAATAAACTTTCAGCAAAATTTATCAACGGCCTCCTGGAGATCAGCTACGGGAAGATCTCCCAGCCAGAGGAACAGATACCGATTGAATGA